Part of the Arthrobacter gengyunqii genome is shown below.
AACCCTCCATGTCCACAATGACGTAGGCCTGGACCTCCAGATCCAGGATGCCGGACGCGGCGTCCATCATGGCTTCGGCACCCGGATCGGCGGAGCCCGGGTACAGATCCGGATAGTTCTCCATCACTGTCTGGTAGAGGCTGTTGAGGATGCACTCGTCGCCGCAGTTGTAACCGTCCGGATAGACCTCCGCCAGCGGGGAGTCCGCCGGGAAGGGGGCGTTCTGGAAATTGCGGGGAAGGCTGAAAGTGATCGACTTGCCGGTTTTGGCATCAACGCTGATCACGGACATGCTGTCCGGGCGCAGACCCGTCCGGTCCTCACCGGCGTCGCCGCCCATCAGCATAAAGTTGTAGCGGCCGTCCACCGGATCAAGGGAGGGCCCGGAAGCGAAGATGCTGCCAACTGCATGGCGGCTGATGTTCAGCATGTAGGCGCCGTACGCCAGGCCGCCGCTGGTGCCGACCACGAGGACGGTGAGCAGCCCGGCGATCAAAGGGCGCATGCGGCGTTCCAACAGGGGCGGCCGGATGATGCGCAGCGTGTTCAGGAAAAGAAGCGCCCATCCCACCGCCAGCAGGATCAGGGCCACCATGAGGATAAAGGAGGTCCAACCGTTGGTGACAAGGTTCACCAGCATAATCCGGTTGGTAAGGGCCAGCACCAGCGCTGCGAGGACCAGCGCCCAGACGGTGAAGGTCACCTGCAGGGCGCGCCGGCCGAGCCGGCGGTTTCCGGCCACCACTTGAGCGGACCCGGGCAGCAGCAGCGTGAGCAGCAGCAGGATGAATGCCCGTTTGGTGCGGATATGCGGCGGTGCCGACTGTGGATTGCGGACGGGATCCGTCAGCAGGCCGGCGCCGTCGTTCTCTTTGTTCCTCGGGTCCATGCGCAGAAGTCCTAGTCGCTGCCGGTGACGGAGGTGCGCAGCTTGGCGCCCTTGGCCAGGGCTGTCTGGCGAAGTCCGGACGCGAACTCCAGCAGCTGCTGCTGCAGCTTGGAGGCCAGCGGGTCGGTGCCCGCAGCGAGCATCCGCACGGCCAGGAGGCCGGCGTTCCGGGCACCGCCGATGGAGACGGTTGCCACCGGCACACCGGCAGGCATCTGCACGATCGAGAGCAGGGAATCCATGCCGTCGAGATACTTCAGCGGCACCGGGACGCCGATCACCGGAAGCGGAGTGACGGCAGCCAGCATGCCGGGCAGGTGCGCGGCACCGCCGGCGCCGGCGATGATGATCCGCAGCCCGCGGCGGTGTGCCTGCTGGCCGTACTCGATCATTTCCGTGGGCATCCGGTGGGCGGAGACGACGTCGGCCTCGTACGGAATGCCGAACTCGGCCAGGGCGGCGGCCGCCGCGTCCATGACGGGCCAGTCGGAGTCCGAACCCATCACGAGTCCTACCAGTGGGGTGTCGCGGCTGCTCATGAGTTCTCCTTCGAAGAGTCGCGGCCGTCACGCAGGATGGCGGCCGCGTGTTCCGCGCTGCGCCGCACCCGGGGCAGATCCGCAGCACTGCGGCCCACCACGTTGACATGCCCGATCTTACGGCCGGGACGGACCGATTTGCCGTAGTTGTGAATTTTGGCTGCCGGCTCGGCGGCCAGTGCCTGAGCATAGCCGCTGAACAGATCCAAGTTGGCACCGCCAAGGTAGTTCTTCATGACAACGACGCCGCCAAGGACATCCGTGGCGCCCAGCGGGAGGTCCAGGACGGCCCGCAGATGCTGTTCAAACTGGCCGGTAACGGATCCGTCCATGGTCCAGTGACCGGAATTGTGCGGGCGCATCGCCAGTTCGTTGATCAGGAATCCGGCTCCGCGTCCGGGGGTTTCGAACAGCTCCACAGCCATCACGCCCGTGACGCCCAGCTCAGCGGCGATCCGCAGCGCGGCGTCCTGGGCGGCGGCTGCGACCTGGGGATCCAGGTCCTGGGCAGGGGCGATGACTTCGTCGCACACACCGTCCACCTGGATGGAGTGCACTACGGGCCAGGGCAGTGCACTGCCCCGCGGGGTCCGTGCCACCAAAGCAGAGAGTTCACGGCTGAACGGCACCATCTCTTCGGCGAGGAGCGGTTCGCCGGTGAACCAGTCCGCGGCGGCGGCTGCTGCATCGGCGTCGACAATGATCCGCACGCCCTTGCCGTCATAGCCTCCGCGCGGTGTCTTGAGCACAACGGGCCATCCGGCCGCTTTGCCGAAGTCCACCAGATCCAAGACGCCTGACACGGGAGCCCACCGCGGGTTGGGGAGGCCCAACCGGTCAATGGCAGCGCGCATGACCAATTTGTCCTGGGCATGGATGAGGGCTTCAGGGGAGGGCTGCACGTTGACGCCCGCTGCGGCGAGAGTGGTCAGATGCGCTCCCGGAACGTGTTCGTGATCGAAGGTCAGGACATCCACCCCGGAGGCAAACGCGGCCAGCGTGTCCAGATCGGTGTAATCTCCGACCGTGGTTCGGACGACGGCCGGCACGGCCGAAACATCGGGCCCTTCAGCCAGAACACGGAGTTCGAAACCAAGGGCAACTGCTGCCGGGGCCATCATCCGGGCCAGCTGGCCACCGCCGACGACGCCAATTATAGGAAAGCTCACGACATTAGGTTACCGAAAAGAGACCGTAATCCACTTTTGCCGGACGGCCTGGTGACCTCACCTTCAGGGAACTCCCACACTACGGGGGTAATATTGTGTCTTACCGTCTGCCTTTCCACGTGCGGCGGGTTACTGTGTCCAGCTTCGGCAATCCCGGCCGGCGGCGCACCAACGGCCTCGGAGGATCATGTTTTCATCACTGTCTGCGCGCATCAGAGGCCTGGCCTCGTTGTTTTGGCGCGAAGTAGCGAAGTTTGGAACAGTGGGCGCTTTCGCCTTCATTGTGGACAACGGGCTGTGGTGGCTGCTCTACCACGGCGTCCTGGAGGGCAGCGCCACCAAGGCACGGCTCATCAGCGCATCCGCGGCAACCCTGTTTTCCTGGGTGGCCAACCGTTTCTGGACCTTCCGCAGGCGCCGCCAAAACAACGTGACCCGTGAACTGGTGCTGTTTCTCATCATCAACGGCGTCGGCATTGTCATCTCCAGTGGATTTACCTGGGTTGCCCAGTATCCAATGGGCATCACCGACGCCAAGTGGCTCGGATTTGCCGGCATCGTAGGCATTGGCGTGGCCACCATTCTCCGGTTCTTCGCCTACCGGTTCTGGGTCTTCAATGCGGTACTGGATGAAGAGCCAGGCTTCCAGGACGATTACGAACTGCTCGACGACGGCACCAAGGGCCCCGCCCGCAAAACCGGCGACGGCACCGGAAACGGCTCCACCCCGGCGGGGGAGAGCGGCGGGTCCGGCACCTCCAGCCTCGAAGCGAAGCCTACGCCTCCAGCTGCGCCGTAATCTTTTCGGCGGCAATCAGCCGTTCGGTAATTTCCACCTCTGCAGCCGCGAGCACCACGCTTCCGCCGGCAGCCCAGGTGCGAAGCGAGGCCGCGAGGACTGCGGGTAGATCCTCGGACGCCGGAATGAGCAGCGTCTGCGCAGCACCGCCGTCAGTTGCTTCCGCCAGCTGCCCGTAGGTGAGGTTCGTGCCGGCGCCCAGTGAACTGTGCAGTGCGGTGTAGCCCTCTTCGGCAACATCCCCGCCCGTGTAGGTGTCCGCATAGCTGCGGACCTCTGCCGCGTAATCCACTGCGGCCGCAGGCAGGTCCCCGGACCACCGCAGCGCCAGTGCTCCAAGGTCCACCGCCACAACCATTCCGTCAGCCGCGTCCAGCGCCGCCTGCGATGCCGTGACGGCAATATCCGGGGCGGCGGTGGCCTCGGAAGGGTTTCCCAGGATCACCGTGCAGCCGGTCTGCCATGCCGCCAGCGCCCACACCAGAGTTTTCCAGTGCACCGGAAGGTCGAGCAGGAGACGGATTCCGGGTTCGGCGTCGAGCTCGTCCACCAAGAGGTTTGACGTCTTCGCAACCCAGTTGTCCAGCACCTTGCCCGAGAGCTCAATCCGTTCGGAGTTCGGCCCGTACCATGTCAGCGCCGGAGAGGTCGCCTGACGGGTGCGCAGGGTGGACAGTAGGGTGGGAACGGAAATCCTGGCTGGCATGTGGAACTCTTTCCTAAGGCGGGCAGCGCAAACGCGACGCGCCGATGATGAGGCCGAAAATCCGGGCGTGGCGTGCACGGGTTCTGAGGAGTCGACTCTATAGGATGCCGAAACAGCTTGACGTCTTCGTATTACACGCGTGTAATTAGGTATCGGATTTGTTCCAGCAATCCACCACCAAGATGCATTCCAAGCAGGCTGATTGTGCCGCGCAGGGCTCAGAGATCCGCTGCAGGGACAATAACACCGGGAGGACTTCCATGGGGCAGGCAGAATACACGCACGACCAGTCCATTGCCGCGCAGGCATCCGCTAGCTACGGCTCTCGGGGTGTGCCAGTGGACTGGTACGTGGACCCCGCGGACCCGGGAGCGGCTGAACGCTACCGCCAGGACGCCGCCGGGCTGGAGGACCAGGCCACAGCGTTCCTGGCGGCCCATGAAGCCCTCGCTCCGGACACCCGGGAAGCAGACCTCCTGGATCCTCCCGTCGCTCTGTTTTCGCCGCCCGCGGAGAAAGACACCCGGCCGGTCTGGATTGGCCTGCCCGGCCTCGGCGACTACGACGACGGTGAACTGGGCTGGCAGTCCGACGCCCTCTGTGCGCAGACTGACCCGGAAGCGTTTTTTCCGGAAAAGGGCGGTTCAACGCGCGACGCCAAGAAGGTGTGTGCCGCCTGCAACGTGAGGTCACAGTGCCTGGAGTACGCATTGGCCAACGATGAGCGGTTCGGTATCTGGGGCGGTCTGTCCGAGCGCGAACGCCGCCGGCTTCGGAAGCAGGCAGTCTAATTCCTTCGCATGTTCGCGTTTGTGCCGTTGTTGTTTCGCATAACGGCGCACAATACCTTCCCCAAACGCTCACCGCGCTGGCCGGTCAAACCCGGCCGGCTGATCTATATGTCGGCGTAGACACAGGCTCCACCGATAATTCCCTTTCTCTTTTGCGCAGTGGACTGCCCGCCGGAGCCGTGATTGCCGCTGTGCCGGCAAAATCCGGGTTTGGCGCTGCAGTGCAGGCCGGGCTGAACGAGCTTGCCGCACCGGTTTCTCCCGGCGGCACCGTGGACTGGCTGTGGCTGCTCCACGATGATTCGGCACCCGCGCCGGAAGCCCTCGAGGAGCTTCTCCTGGCTGTCGAGCGGGCGCCGTCGGTCACCATTGCCGGCGCCAAGCAGGTCGACTGGGACAACCAGCGGCTGCTGGTGGACGTTGGTGTCTCGATCAGCCGGTGGGCTGAACGCCTCACACTGATCGATGCCGACGAGCTGGACCAGGGTCAGTACAACGCGCGCAGCGACGTTTTCGCCGTGAACTCAGCCGGCATGCTGGTGCGGCGCGATGTCTGGGACGCCCTGGGCGGATTTGACCCCGCGCTTCCCGGCACCGGTGACGACGTTGACCTGTGCTGGCGCAACCGCCTGGCCGGACACCGCGTCGTCGTCGTTCCGGCCGCCAAGGTGCGCCACGCGGGACGCCGGCCCAACACCGCCGCGTCCGCCGGCGCCTCCCGGCGTGCGGAAATCTTCCTGAGACTCAAACACGCGCCGCTGTGGCAGGTTCCCTTCCTTGCATTGGGCGCGGTCCTGGGCGGATTCGGCCGGCTAATTCTGGGGATGCTCGCCAAAGACCCCGGTTATGCCTTTGGCTCCCTTGTCGCCAGCATCGGCGCCGTGCTGCGCCCCCTGGACCTTTACCGTTCCCGCCGTGCCGCTGCGGCCACCCGGACGCGGCCGCGCAGCGCGGTCCGCGCCCTTCGCACCCGCCGCCGCGAGGTGCGTGAACACCGCCGGTCACTCTTCGAAGCGGACCCGGCTCACGTCGACGCCGAGGATCCCCTCT
Proteins encoded:
- a CDS encoding TIGR03089 family protein, whose amino-acid sequence is MPARISVPTLLSTLRTRQATSPALTWYGPNSERIELSGKVLDNWVAKTSNLLVDELDAEPGIRLLLDLPVHWKTLVWALAAWQTGCTVILGNPSEATAAPDIAVTASQAALDAADGMVVAVDLGALALRWSGDLPAAAVDYAAEVRSYADTYTGGDVAEEGYTALHSSLGAGTNLTYGQLAEATDGGAAQTLLIPASEDLPAVLAASLRTWAAGGSVVLAAAEVEITERLIAAEKITAQLEA
- a CDS encoding 5-(carboxyamino)imidazole ribonucleotide synthase — protein: MSFPIIGVVGGGQLARMMAPAAVALGFELRVLAEGPDVSAVPAVVRTTVGDYTDLDTLAAFASGVDVLTFDHEHVPGAHLTTLAAAGVNVQPSPEALIHAQDKLVMRAAIDRLGLPNPRWAPVSGVLDLVDFGKAAGWPVVLKTPRGGYDGKGVRIIVDADAAAAAADWFTGEPLLAEEMVPFSRELSALVARTPRGSALPWPVVHSIQVDGVCDEVIAPAQDLDPQVAAAAQDAALRIAAELGVTGVMAVELFETPGRGAGFLINELAMRPHNSGHWTMDGSVTGQFEQHLRAVLDLPLGATDVLGGVVVMKNYLGGANLDLFSGYAQALAAEPAAKIHNYGKSVRPGRKIGHVNVVGRSAADLPRVRRSAEHAAAILRDGRDSSKENS
- a CDS encoding GtrA family protein — its product is MFSSLSARIRGLASLFWREVAKFGTVGAFAFIVDNGLWWLLYHGVLEGSATKARLISASAATLFSWVANRFWTFRRRRQNNVTRELVLFLIINGVGIVISSGFTWVAQYPMGITDAKWLGFAGIVGIGVATILRFFAYRFWVFNAVLDEEPGFQDDYELLDDGTKGPARKTGDGTGNGSTPAGESGGSGTSSLEAKPTPPAAP
- a CDS encoding LCP family protein produces the protein MDPRNKENDGAGLLTDPVRNPQSAPPHIRTKRAFILLLLTLLLPGSAQVVAGNRRLGRRALQVTFTVWALVLAALVLALTNRIMLVNLVTNGWTSFILMVALILLAVGWALLFLNTLRIIRPPLLERRMRPLIAGLLTVLVVGTSGGLAYGAYMLNISRHAVGSIFASGPSLDPVDGRYNFMLMGGDAGEDRTGLRPDSMSVISVDAKTGKSITFSLPRNFQNAPFPADSPLAEVYPDGYNCGDECILNSLYQTVMENYPDLYPGSADPGAEAMMDAASGILDLEVQAYVIVDMEGFSKLIDAMGGITINVGGWVPITAGEIPGTNRHYPPDGWIAPGTQKMDGYTALWYARSREFVTDYHRIARQQCVQQAMVSQLDPATLLTRFQAIASAGEQIVETDLPQDQLGSFLDLALKAKGQPMERLTIGPPDFGTAADNFVTYPDFDEIHARVAEKISGQDVEPAAPAEEAPADEGAAAEPEGGTDTSTDIGTETGEVADPGAGAAEEPEITQEYLQYLAEIQDDATLGALLNNNGNCSPG
- the purE gene encoding 5-(carboxyamino)imidazole ribonucleotide mutase produces the protein MSSRDTPLVGLVMGSDSDWPVMDAAAAALAEFGIPYEADVVSAHRMPTEMIEYGQQAHRRGLRIIIAGAGGAAHLPGMLAAVTPLPVIGVPVPLKYLDGMDSLLSIVQMPAGVPVATVSIGGARNAGLLAVRMLAAGTDPLASKLQQQLLEFASGLRQTALAKGAKLRTSVTGSD
- a CDS encoding WhiB family transcriptional regulator; this encodes MGQAEYTHDQSIAAQASASYGSRGVPVDWYVDPADPGAAERYRQDAAGLEDQATAFLAAHEALAPDTREADLLDPPVALFSPPAEKDTRPVWIGLPGLGDYDDGELGWQSDALCAQTDPEAFFPEKGGSTRDAKKVCAACNVRSQCLEYALANDERFGIWGGLSERERRRLRKQAV